One Plectropomus leopardus isolate mb chromosome 1, YSFRI_Pleo_2.0, whole genome shotgun sequence DNA segment encodes these proteins:
- the mtmr10 gene encoding myotubularin-related protein 10 isoform X1 codes for MFSVKPMKPTFKCYLPPVQTDVKKTIEPPIKKLEPKLLQGEIVVNEVNFVRKCISAESSQDDLWGKLICTNFKVSFIPQDAPSKQKSQLSHLLLGEHDIPLTCLEQVVTVNDTKGKKKVLGSNQKLKFNPTELILYCKDLRIIRFCFDEAGPESAKKVCLAIAHYSHPADLQLLFGFEYQGRRYHEFKRERVNGSTPRGGLRPPIFDRPSDWDREIKRTGASEWRVCSINESYAISPSLPEYIVVPVSLADQDLKQYSIFFTDQRIPLWCWNHPNGSALVRMATIIDPVQQKKIEQRVFTAITKSHPQRSEVVRSDLDKCLPNIQDIQSAFVKVRQICVIDPFEESEERWLSSVENSRWLEYVRAFLKHSAEIVYHLDGKNASVVLQEEEDRDLNCVVSSLVQLMLDPHYRSLIGFQSLVQKEWVMAGHRFLDRCNHLKKNDKEESPLFMLFLDCVWQMMNQYPAAFEFTEAYLTVLSDSMWIPLFSTFLFNSPKQRAQHLMDFAKNKAIPQGEDQVVYFPPVWDWSQQFSTKDQTLFNNPMYVGKGAACVQNGEVKTFRRTKQKTYSSTLRGTPASLRNGLKGAEDTLPRRGSLVSELKPYLSPVKDESPSERFFRDWFSRPADQQGLLIPLITPSHMALWKLYFLRWVPEACIPRGGPITTYHKLSQLVDEIEILQRQLRQYKGPSPGNTPLPSPSGPLSDQRRMYFKASSPHDPLTPPDFLTSSFPFTPMGNLCRRSIHGTPISKFLNGARIWLSTETLANDTL; via the exons ATGTTTTCTGTCAAACCCATGAAACCCACCTTCAAGTGTTATCTTCCTCCTGTGCAG ACTGATGTGAAGAAAACTATTGAACCACCTATTAAAAAGTTGGAGCCTAAGTTACTTCAAG GGGAGATCGTAGTAAATGAGGTGAACTTTGTGAGAAAATGCATCAGCGCTGAAAGCAGTCAGGATGACCTTTGGGGGAAGTTGATATGTACCAACTTTAAGGTCTCCTTCATCCCTCAGGATGCTCCCTCTAAGCAG AAGTCTCAGTTGTCCCACCTACTGCTCGGAGAACACGACATCCCCCTCACCTGTCTGGAGCAAGTAGTAACAG TAAACGATACAAAGGGGAAGAAGAAAGTTTTGGGTTCGAACCAGAAGCTGAAGTTCAACCCGACAGAGCTCATCCTCTATTGCAAAGACTTACGCATCATAAGGTTCTGCTTTGATGAGGCTGGGCCAGAGAGTGCCAAAAAG GTTTGCCTTGCTATTGCCCACTATTCACATCCAGCTGATCTTCAGCTGCTGTTTGGCTTTGAGTACCAAGGGCGGCGATACCATGAATTTAAAA GGGAGCGAGTCAATGGTTCCACCCCTCGGGGAGGATTACGGCCCCCCATTTTTGACCGTCCATCAGACTGGGATCGGGAGATCAAGAGAACGGGGGCATCGGAGTGGAGGGTGTGCTCCATCAACGAGAGTTATGCCATCTCACCAAG TCTTCCAGAGTACATTGTGGTCCCAGTTTCTCTGGCAGATCAGGACCTAAAGCAATACTCCATATTCTTCACTGATCAGCGCATCCCT CTCTGGTGCTGGAATCACCCAAATGGAAGTGCTCTTGTCCGCATGGCCACCATAATTGATCCGGTGCAGCAGAAGAAGATTGAACAGAG GGTCTTCACTGCCATTACAAAAAGCCACCCACAGCGCAGTGAGGTCGTCAGGTCAGATCTGGACAAGTGTCTGCCTAACATCCAGGACATCCAGAGTGCCTTTGTTAAAGTCAGGCAGATCTGCGTCATAG ATCCTTTTGAGGAGTCCGAGGAGAGGTGGCTCTCATCTGTTGAAAACTCACGATGGCTGGAGTACGTCAG GGCTTTCCTGAAACACTCAGCTGAGATCGTGTACCACCTGGATGGAAAGAATGCTTCAGTCGTTCTTCAAG aggaggaggacagagaccTGAACTGTGTGGTGTCCTCCTTGGTGCAGCTCATGTTGGACCCACATTATCGCAGCCTCATTGGCTTTCAGAGTTTGGTGCAGAAGGAGTGGGTGATGGCTGGCCATCGCTTCTTGGACAGATGCAACCACTTAAAGAAGAATGACAAAGAGGAG TCCCCGCTGTTCATGCTGTTCCTGGACTGCGTGTGGCAGATGATGAACCAATACCCAGCAGCATTTGAGTTCACAGAGGCCTATCTGACGGTACTGAGTGACAGCATGTGGATTCCACTCTTCAGTACTTTCCTCTTCAATTCCCCCAAACAGCGTGCTCAGCACTTGATG GACTTTGCCAAGAATAAAGCAATCCCTCAAGGTGAAGACCAGGTTGTGTATTTCCCTCCTGTGTGGGACTGGTCACAGCAGTTCTCTACCAAAGACCAAACCCTGTTTAACAACCCCATGTATGTAGGCAAAGGAGCGGCCTGCGTCCAGAATGGAGAAGTGAAAACCTTCAGACGCACAAAG CAGAAAACCTACAGCTCCACGTTGCGAGGAACACCTGCATCTCTGCGCAATGGACTGAAGGGTGCAGAGGATACACTGCCCCGACGGGGCTCTCTGGTGTCGGAGCTAAAGCCTTATTTGTCACCAGTGAAAGATGAAAGTCCGTCCGAGCGCTTCTTCAGGGACTGGTTCTCTCGACCAGCTGACCAGCAGGGCCTCCTGATCCCTCTGATCACGCCCTCACACATGGCTCTCTGGAAGCTCTACTTTCTGCGCTGGGTTCCTGAAGCCTGCATTCCCAGAGGAGGCCCCATCACGACCTACCACAAGCTCTCCCAACTGGTCGATGAAATTGAGATACTACAGCGCCAGCTCAGGCAGTACAAGGGACCCAGTCCAGGCAACACGCCACTCCCCAGTCCCAGTGGGCCCCTCTCAGACCAAAGGAGGATGTATTTTAAGGCCAGTTCCCCACATGACCCCCTTACACCTCCAGACTTCCTtacctcctcctttcctttcacCCCAATGGGAAACCTGTGTCGCCGCAGTATCCATGGGACCCCCATTAGCAAATTTCTGAATGGAGCGAGGATCTGGCTCTCCACAGAAACTCTTGCTAATGACACTCTCTGA
- the mtmr10 gene encoding myotubularin-related protein 10 isoform X2: MFSVKPMKPTFKCYLPPVQTDVKKTIEPPIKKLEPKLLQGEIVVNEVNFVRKCISAESSQDDLWGKLICTNFKVSFIPQDAPSKQKSQLSHLLLGEHDIPLTCLEQVVTVNDTKGKKKVLGSNQKLKFNPTELILYCKDLRIIRFCFDEAGPESAKKVCLAIAHYSHPADLQLLFGFEYQGRRYHEFKRERVNGSTPRGGLRPPIFDRPSDWDREIKRTGASEWRVCSINESYAISPSLPEYIVVPVSLADQDLKQYSIFFTDQRIPLWCWNHPNGSALVRMATIIDPVQQKKIEQRVFTAITKSHPQRSEVVRSDLDKCLPNIQDIQSAFVKVRQICVIDPFEESEERWLSSVENSRWLEYVRAFLKHSAEIVYHLDGKNASVVLQEEEDRDLNCVVSSLVQLMLDPHYRSLIGFQSLVQKEWVMAGHRFLDRCNHLKKNDKEESPLFMLFLDCVWQMMNQYPAAFEFTEAYLTVLSDSMWIPLFSTFLFNSPKQRAQHLMDFAKNKAIPQGEDQVVYFPPVWDWSQQFSTKDQTLFNNPMYVGKGAACVQNGEVKTFRRTKKTYSSTLRGTPASLRNGLKGAEDTLPRRGSLVSELKPYLSPVKDESPSERFFRDWFSRPADQQGLLIPLITPSHMALWKLYFLRWVPEACIPRGGPITTYHKLSQLVDEIEILQRQLRQYKGPSPGNTPLPSPSGPLSDQRRMYFKASSPHDPLTPPDFLTSSFPFTPMGNLCRRSIHGTPISKFLNGARIWLSTETLANDTL; this comes from the exons ATGTTTTCTGTCAAACCCATGAAACCCACCTTCAAGTGTTATCTTCCTCCTGTGCAG ACTGATGTGAAGAAAACTATTGAACCACCTATTAAAAAGTTGGAGCCTAAGTTACTTCAAG GGGAGATCGTAGTAAATGAGGTGAACTTTGTGAGAAAATGCATCAGCGCTGAAAGCAGTCAGGATGACCTTTGGGGGAAGTTGATATGTACCAACTTTAAGGTCTCCTTCATCCCTCAGGATGCTCCCTCTAAGCAG AAGTCTCAGTTGTCCCACCTACTGCTCGGAGAACACGACATCCCCCTCACCTGTCTGGAGCAAGTAGTAACAG TAAACGATACAAAGGGGAAGAAGAAAGTTTTGGGTTCGAACCAGAAGCTGAAGTTCAACCCGACAGAGCTCATCCTCTATTGCAAAGACTTACGCATCATAAGGTTCTGCTTTGATGAGGCTGGGCCAGAGAGTGCCAAAAAG GTTTGCCTTGCTATTGCCCACTATTCACATCCAGCTGATCTTCAGCTGCTGTTTGGCTTTGAGTACCAAGGGCGGCGATACCATGAATTTAAAA GGGAGCGAGTCAATGGTTCCACCCCTCGGGGAGGATTACGGCCCCCCATTTTTGACCGTCCATCAGACTGGGATCGGGAGATCAAGAGAACGGGGGCATCGGAGTGGAGGGTGTGCTCCATCAACGAGAGTTATGCCATCTCACCAAG TCTTCCAGAGTACATTGTGGTCCCAGTTTCTCTGGCAGATCAGGACCTAAAGCAATACTCCATATTCTTCACTGATCAGCGCATCCCT CTCTGGTGCTGGAATCACCCAAATGGAAGTGCTCTTGTCCGCATGGCCACCATAATTGATCCGGTGCAGCAGAAGAAGATTGAACAGAG GGTCTTCACTGCCATTACAAAAAGCCACCCACAGCGCAGTGAGGTCGTCAGGTCAGATCTGGACAAGTGTCTGCCTAACATCCAGGACATCCAGAGTGCCTTTGTTAAAGTCAGGCAGATCTGCGTCATAG ATCCTTTTGAGGAGTCCGAGGAGAGGTGGCTCTCATCTGTTGAAAACTCACGATGGCTGGAGTACGTCAG GGCTTTCCTGAAACACTCAGCTGAGATCGTGTACCACCTGGATGGAAAGAATGCTTCAGTCGTTCTTCAAG aggaggaggacagagaccTGAACTGTGTGGTGTCCTCCTTGGTGCAGCTCATGTTGGACCCACATTATCGCAGCCTCATTGGCTTTCAGAGTTTGGTGCAGAAGGAGTGGGTGATGGCTGGCCATCGCTTCTTGGACAGATGCAACCACTTAAAGAAGAATGACAAAGAGGAG TCCCCGCTGTTCATGCTGTTCCTGGACTGCGTGTGGCAGATGATGAACCAATACCCAGCAGCATTTGAGTTCACAGAGGCCTATCTGACGGTACTGAGTGACAGCATGTGGATTCCACTCTTCAGTACTTTCCTCTTCAATTCCCCCAAACAGCGTGCTCAGCACTTGATG GACTTTGCCAAGAATAAAGCAATCCCTCAAGGTGAAGACCAGGTTGTGTATTTCCCTCCTGTGTGGGACTGGTCACAGCAGTTCTCTACCAAAGACCAAACCCTGTTTAACAACCCCATGTATGTAGGCAAAGGAGCGGCCTGCGTCCAGAATGGAGAAGTGAAAACCTTCAGACGCACAAAG AAAACCTACAGCTCCACGTTGCGAGGAACACCTGCATCTCTGCGCAATGGACTGAAGGGTGCAGAGGATACACTGCCCCGACGGGGCTCTCTGGTGTCGGAGCTAAAGCCTTATTTGTCACCAGTGAAAGATGAAAGTCCGTCCGAGCGCTTCTTCAGGGACTGGTTCTCTCGACCAGCTGACCAGCAGGGCCTCCTGATCCCTCTGATCACGCCCTCACACATGGCTCTCTGGAAGCTCTACTTTCTGCGCTGGGTTCCTGAAGCCTGCATTCCCAGAGGAGGCCCCATCACGACCTACCACAAGCTCTCCCAACTGGTCGATGAAATTGAGATACTACAGCGCCAGCTCAGGCAGTACAAGGGACCCAGTCCAGGCAACACGCCACTCCCCAGTCCCAGTGGGCCCCTCTCAGACCAAAGGAGGATGTATTTTAAGGCCAGTTCCCCACATGACCCCCTTACACCTCCAGACTTCCTtacctcctcctttcctttcacCCCAATGGGAAACCTGTGTCGCCGCAGTATCCATGGGACCCCCATTAGCAAATTTCTGAATGGAGCGAGGATCTGGCTCTCCACAGAAACTCTTGCTAATGACACTCTCTGA